The genomic stretch GATAACTTCCAATTAACTGTACTGCTCACTCTTGATAGAGCCTCGCCTGCATTAAAGTCATTAGGTGATTACCTCTTGGAAAGCTTTTCGATGCGAACTTGAATTGTGCAATTCGACAGCGTTTTGAAAGAATATATCTTCAAATCGCCATCAAAAGACTGAGAGACAACTTCCGCTATCACCAATGCTTCTTTGTCCCACCAAGTCCCGGCAAGAGAAATCCCACCTCCTCCACCTGCATCCCCAACCTTTCATACAGTGTCAATTATAACATAGATTCATTCAGCAGCTTACAAAATTCATGTCCAAGAAAATTAGAACAAGGGATCTGTTAAAGTAGCATTTACTCACATAAACTTCAGCATCTTCTTCCAGATACTCATCTTCAAAACTCCCATCATCATACTCATCCTCCAATGCATCTGCATATGAGCTAAGACATCTTCAAGTTTAAATGAAAAGCACGCCTTATTGTTTATCGAAGTCTTTAAGAACATTTTATGATAATCCCTCTGTTCTTTTTTGCAGAGTAACGATAAAGGTCATCATTCACAATGACTATAACTATGAACAATACCCAATTTGCAGAGGTGGAAAAGCCAAAACTagggaggaaaaagagagaaatcaaGAATAATCACTTCACTCACCATCGTCGAAATTGTCGAAGACGACCTCGTCCCCATCGTCGACATCCACCGATACTTCTTCGACGATAGTCGGCTCGAGGACTGGCTCGGGCCGCGAGTCTCGCTTCTTGGCGAGCGACGTGAATGCCCTGGTCGGAGCAGTAGCAGTCGGACATGCCCGAAAAGAAGATGAGCAATCATGGGTATGGCGAGAAGATAGGTGGAAGCTGGTCGCTTCGAGACTGGACGAAAATGGAGTGAGCGTAGCTCTCGGCGTCAGCTTCCATGGCGTCACCAAGTTCATCTCTTTCCAGCTGCAGCAAGAAAACGTCGAAACAGAGGAGAGACCTTCTTTCTCCGATTTGTAGCGATGGATTAGACAAAAGGCCGTTGCCATTTGCCAGTCCAAAACTTGGTAACGAGTCGCGCACGTCAATTGAAAATGGGATTTGTTACTggaaataataaaatttatcacggatatttaattgaatcttaaaatatacaaaaagagCGATCGAATCgaatcttaaaaaataaatttatgcaatcaagtccttccattaactccgtccaatttgaATAACGAAAAATACcgatatgaatttttttaatattttcactAAAACGATGTCGTTGAAATCCAactatgatttttaatataattttatataaattaattttaaaaaaaggtaattaaaaaaaaaaaggaaaaaaccaaaaccaGCGGTGAGGGTTGCAACAGCTAGGCAAATGGTCGGCGATCCTAACCCGGCTAGGAGCCGCGACCCTCACCAACCGATGGCGAGGCCGCCGTTGGCTGGGGTGGGGCCGGGCGATAACCACGCTAGGGCGGTCCTTAGCCTTGCCTAGTCCGGGTGAGGGTCACGACCTTGGGTGAGGGTCTACAGGCCATCGCGGGCCCTTCCAGCAATGGTGGGGGCAGCAAGGGCCCTGTAGGTCCTCAttgattccttcttctttttttgtaatttagttTAATTATTGTCtacattaaaaatcaaatttgtattaaaatgatgtcattttggatttatttttcttgttttagccACATCAACGCCACGTAGAACAAAAAACTAGTAAAAATAATCACATCTGTATTTTTCGTTAATCATAATTGAATAACGAAATATTGGAttacaccaatttgacaagttttattacttaattgcactttatgaaagttttaagaATCAAATGTACTTTCATGAcaggttttaggactttcagtggacatatttcattaaaaatccgaacttctctctttctcaaaTTTTATAGGAGGGGTGAACCGAATCAAAACAACCCTACGGTCTTAAAGCTGGATTTCCCCGCCTACGTTCAACCTGCTTTCTTTTTCCACAATGTAGGGGGCGTTCGATATGCGTTGAGTGCGTTTTCAAGTTTCCCACTGCTCGGTTCACAACCATAGGTGGTGTCGCAAATTCGAAGATTGGACGAACACTTACTATCGCTCATTTAGCGAAAAATAATgtgtttctcaaaaaatagtcattttttttatgaaaataataatattttttaatatttgactGAAACGtcaaaatgaactgaaaaatatttttcactattCAGAATGGAAtatcgaatttgatattcctCCATGCATTCCTTTTAATAACTTTtaattgtatttattttttttttattaaatgttcccttttctttttattttttaaattttttcctttttttttctctttttcctttttctttggccaATCGCCAGCTATGGCCGTGGTTAGCGACCagccgaagaagaaaggaaagaaaaagagaaaaaaatttaaaaattaaaaagagaaaattaaaaattaaataaagtaaaatgtcgattttttcaaaaaataaaaaataatgaaaaaaatgaacgtG from Rhodamnia argentea isolate NSW1041297 chromosome 2, ASM2092103v1, whole genome shotgun sequence encodes the following:
- the LOC115739443 gene encoding uncharacterized protein LOC115739443 isoform X1; the encoded protein is MNLVTPWKLTPRATLTPFSSSLEATSFHLSSRHTHDCSSSFRACPTATAPTRAFTSLAKKRDSRPEPVLEPTIVEEVSVDVDDGDEVVFDNFDDDALEDEYDDGSFEDEYLEEDAEVYVGDAGGGGGISLAGTWWDKEALVIAEVVSQSFDGDLKIYSFKTLSNCTIQVRIEKLSKRYGSPSMEDIEAFSATYRARLDEAEAAKSVPENLSLEVSSPGVERVIRVPLDFDRFMDRPMFVKYVAETDTSGSSSEGDGIFKLVSVDMETNCCTWGLADVRANREKAGKGRPLSKKQREWRLTTSFKSLRLVRLYSEV